Proteins from a single region of Hordeum vulgare subsp. vulgare chromosome 6H, MorexV3_pseudomolecules_assembly, whole genome shotgun sequence:
- the LOC123406127 gene encoding BTB/POZ and MATH domain-containing protein 1-like gives MPSSSAKTVLETATATSTCTPETVKCKHVFDIHGYSQHKLLGPNVYISSGAFAVGGFDWNIRYYPGGYLKPKYVSVYLELLSAGARVRASCDLTIVGQRPGAPSLVSRTPPMLFSSDLSRFAPSTSKFVKRRKLEAASLGLVHGDRLVIECVVTVFMYPTVVTRTAAPNEDPPSDLHRDLARMYESQAGADIGFLVGGQGFRAHGTVLAMRSPAFMAEVVRGGGLGFSGGCVDINDMKPEAFDALLYYIYMDSLPAAMSNVDGDRKRELVMDLLAAADRYGIQRLKLICETALSKTLEANTVVTTLTSAEKHHCQRLRQACLQFIASSVNQIK, from the coding sequence ATGCCGTCGTCGAGCGCAAAGACGGTGCTggagacggcgacggcgacgtcgACGTGCACCCCGGAGACGGTGAAGTGCAAGCACGTGTTTGACATCCACGGATACAGCCAGCACAAGCTCCTCGGCCCCAACGTCTACATCAGCTCGGGTGCCTTCGCCGTCGGCGGCTTCGACTGGAACATCAGATACTACCCCGGCGGGTACCTGAAGCCCAAATACGTGTCCGTCTACCTGGAGCTCCTGAGCGCCGGCGCCCGCGTGCGCGCATCCTGCGACCTGACCATCGTCGGCCAGCGCCCCGGCGCACCTTCCCTGGTGTCGCGCACCCCGCCCATGCTCTTCAGCTCCGATCTCAGCAGGTTCGCGCCCAGCACCAGCAAGTTCGTGAAGAGGAGAAAGCTGGAGGCGGCGTCCTTGGGGCTCGTCCACGGCGACCGGCTCGTCATCGAGTGCGTCGTCACCGTCTTCATGTACCCGACCGTCGTCACCCGGACGGCCGCGCCGAACGAGGACCCGCCCTCGGACCTGCACCGCGACCTCGCCAGGATGTACGAGTCCCAGGCCGGGGCGGACATCGGCTTCCTCGTCGGAGGGCAGGGCTTCCGGGCCCACGGCACCGTGCTGGCCATGAGGTCGCCGGCGTTCATGGCGGAGGTCGTGCGTGGCGGAGGGTTGGGGTTCTCGGGCGGGTGCGTCGACATCAACGACATGAAGCCTGAGGCCTTCGACGCCCTCCTTTACTATATCTACATGGATTCGCTCCCTGCCGCCATGAGCAACGTGGACGGAGACCGTAAGAGGGAGCTTGTCATGGATCTACTTGCGGCTGCGGACCGGTACGGTATTCAAAGGTTGAAGCTAATATGTGAAACCGCCCTCTCCAAGACCCTTGAGGCCAACACAGTGGTGACCACGTTGACTTCAGCTGAGAAGCATCACTGCCAGAGGCTCCGTCAGGCTTGTCTTCAATTTATAGCTTCTTCTGTTAATCAAATCAAGTGA